One Microbacterium trichothecenolyticum DNA window includes the following coding sequences:
- a CDS encoding RidA family protein — MSVSERLAALGVDLPSVVPPVAAYIPAKRHGDLVYTSGQLPMVQGALPATGKVGEAEGLVSPADAKTYARQCALNAIAAAAALVGGVDNLTGVLKLTGFVASVPDFTGQPGVINGASEFLGEVFGAPGAHARSAVGVPVLPLDSPVEVEVVFTVA, encoded by the coding sequence GTGAGCGTCTCGGAGCGTCTCGCGGCGCTCGGCGTCGACCTGCCCTCGGTCGTGCCTCCCGTGGCGGCGTACATCCCGGCCAAGCGACACGGCGATCTCGTCTACACGTCGGGCCAGCTGCCGATGGTGCAGGGGGCTCTGCCGGCGACCGGCAAAGTGGGCGAGGCCGAGGGGCTCGTGAGCCCGGCGGATGCCAAGACCTACGCCCGTCAATGCGCGCTCAACGCCATCGCGGCCGCGGCCGCCCTCGTCGGCGGTGTCGACAACCTCACCGGCGTGCTCAAGCTCACCGGGTTCGTGGCATCCGTTCCCGACTTCACCGGGCAGCCGGGTGTCATCAACGGCGCGAGCGAGTTCCTCGGCGAGGTGTTCGGCGCCCCCGGCGCGCACGCGCGTTCGGCCGTGGGTGTGCCGGTGCTGCCGCTCGACAGCCCGGTCGAGGTCGAGGTGGTCTTCACCGTCGCGTGA
- a CDS encoding phosphatase PAP2 family protein: protein MTSHSEPVVASAARQNPLVRPTPHPVRSVIVAVATAVVLIAVGLLLRAVPLDVAVSAQLNALQHGLLGHVTRAFYLSLKPGPAAAVTALAAIVVVAVTRRWQVALTFVGTIGVTWGLAELLKLVVDRPRPGLSVAAHQMTERTVDASFPSGHVAFTTALVVALVVALWDSRSRVAAIAIGVGLVMMMIVSVVVVGVHYAGDAVASVFWVAGVFPAVRAGWAMVVVPRIAALVARTPGQRRRAVR from the coding sequence GTGACCTCGCATTCGGAACCGGTCGTCGCGTCTGCCGCTCGCCAGAACCCCCTCGTCCGTCCCACGCCCCACCCCGTGCGGTCGGTGATCGTCGCGGTGGCGACCGCCGTCGTGCTCATCGCCGTCGGCCTGCTCCTGCGTGCCGTGCCGCTGGACGTCGCGGTGTCGGCCCAGCTGAACGCCCTGCAGCACGGGCTTCTCGGCCACGTGACCCGGGCCTTCTACCTCTCGCTCAAGCCGGGGCCCGCGGCGGCCGTCACGGCCCTTGCTGCGATCGTCGTCGTCGCGGTGACGAGACGATGGCAGGTCGCGCTGACTTTCGTGGGAACGATCGGGGTGACCTGGGGCCTGGCCGAGCTGCTCAAACTCGTCGTCGACCGCCCACGGCCGGGGTTGAGCGTGGCCGCGCACCAGATGACCGAGAGAACGGTGGATGCATCGTTTCCCAGTGGCCACGTCGCCTTCACCACCGCGCTCGTCGTGGCGCTCGTCGTGGCGCTGTGGGATTCCCGCTCGCGTGTCGCCGCGATCGCGATCGGCGTCGGTCTCGTGATGATGATGATCGTCTCGGTCGTGGTCGTCGGGGTGCACTACGCCGGTGACGCCGTGGCATCCGTCTTCTGGGTCGCAGGTGTCTTCCCGGCCGTGCGCGCGGGATGGGCGATGGTCGTGGTGCCGCGGATCGCCGCCCTGGTCGCCCGGACACCGGGGCAGCGGCGACGAGCGGTGCGGTAG
- the acs gene encoding acetate--CoA ligase: MSSQIDHLLTETRRFAPSASFAAQAVADRELYERAAADREGFWADQARALHWHTPFTRVLDWSNPPFAEWFGDGELNVAYNCLDRHVEAGNGERVALRWEGEPGDQRTVTYAQLTDEVKRLANVLTDLGVERGDRVAIYLPMIPEAIASMLAVARIGAVHSVVFGGFSADSLRARIDDAGAKVVITADGGWRKGKVSPLKPAVDLALADRNGSGIQESVEHVLVVKRGENDVDWSEGRDLWWHDVVPQASNAHEAEAFPAETPLFILYTSGTTGKPKGILHTSGGYLTQAAFTNRVVHDVHPETDVYWCTADIGWITGHTYVTYGPLANGATQLLYEGTPDTPHPGRWWELIEKHGVTIFYTAPTAIRSFMKIGRDVPQKFDLSSLRLLGSVGEPINPEAWVWYREIIGADETPIVDTWWQTETGAIMISALPGVTETKPGSAQVPLPGVSIAVVDDQGEPVGNGSGGLLVVTEPWPSMLRGIWGDPDRYRETYWEKFADKGYYFAGDGARLDDDGDVWLLGRVDDVMNVSGHRLSTAEIESALVGHEGVAEAAVVGASDETTGQAVVAFVIIKSRYLKQKGVEGLGDELRTWVGAQIGPIARPRDVYIVGELPKTRSGKIMRRLLRDVAEGREVGDTTTLADTAVMSVISAQVK, encoded by the coding sequence ATGAGCAGCCAGATCGACCATCTCCTCACGGAGACCCGCCGCTTCGCCCCGTCGGCGTCGTTCGCCGCCCAAGCGGTCGCGGATCGCGAGCTCTACGAGCGCGCGGCGGCCGACCGCGAGGGCTTCTGGGCCGATCAGGCCCGCGCACTGCACTGGCACACCCCCTTCACCCGCGTGCTCGACTGGTCCAACCCGCCGTTCGCCGAGTGGTTCGGCGATGGCGAACTGAACGTCGCCTACAACTGCCTCGACCGCCACGTCGAAGCCGGCAACGGCGAGCGCGTCGCCCTGCGCTGGGAGGGTGAGCCGGGCGATCAACGCACTGTCACCTACGCCCAGCTGACCGACGAGGTGAAGCGCCTGGCCAACGTCCTCACCGACCTCGGCGTCGAACGCGGAGACCGCGTGGCCATCTACCTGCCGATGATCCCCGAAGCGATCGCATCGATGCTCGCGGTCGCCCGTATCGGGGCGGTGCACTCGGTCGTCTTCGGCGGCTTCTCCGCCGACAGCCTGCGCGCCCGCATCGACGACGCCGGTGCGAAGGTCGTCATCACCGCCGACGGCGGATGGCGCAAAGGCAAGGTGTCTCCCCTCAAGCCCGCGGTCGACCTCGCTCTCGCCGACCGCAACGGGTCCGGCATCCAAGAGAGCGTCGAGCACGTCCTCGTCGTCAAGCGCGGCGAGAACGACGTCGACTGGTCCGAGGGGCGCGACCTCTGGTGGCACGACGTCGTCCCGCAGGCGTCGAACGCGCACGAGGCCGAAGCCTTCCCCGCCGAGACGCCCCTGTTCATCCTGTACACCTCCGGCACGACGGGAAAGCCGAAGGGCATCCTGCACACGTCGGGCGGTTACCTCACGCAGGCGGCGTTCACCAACCGGGTCGTGCACGACGTGCACCCCGAGACCGATGTCTACTGGTGCACCGCCGACATCGGCTGGATCACGGGCCACACGTATGTCACCTACGGTCCGCTCGCGAACGGCGCCACGCAGCTCCTCTACGAAGGAACCCCCGACACCCCCCACCCCGGCCGGTGGTGGGAGCTCATCGAGAAGCACGGCGTCACCATCTTCTACACCGCGCCGACCGCCATCCGTTCGTTCATGAAGATCGGCCGCGACGTCCCCCAGAAGTTCGACCTGTCATCGCTGCGCCTGCTCGGCTCGGTCGGCGAGCCCATCAACCCCGAGGCGTGGGTCTGGTACCGCGAGATCATCGGCGCCGACGAGACGCCGATCGTCGACACGTGGTGGCAGACCGAGACCGGCGCGATCATGATCTCGGCGCTGCCGGGTGTCACCGAGACGAAGCCGGGCTCGGCGCAGGTACCGCTGCCGGGCGTCTCGATCGCCGTCGTCGACGACCAGGGCGAACCTGTCGGCAACGGCAGCGGCGGGCTCCTCGTCGTGACCGAGCCGTGGCCGAGCATGCTGCGCGGCATCTGGGGCGATCCCGACCGCTACCGCGAGACCTACTGGGAGAAGTTCGCCGACAAGGGGTACTACTTCGCCGGCGACGGTGCGCGCCTCGACGACGACGGCGACGTCTGGCTCCTGGGCCGCGTCGACGATGTCATGAACGTCTCGGGCCACCGCCTGTCGACCGCCGAGATCGAATCGGCGCTCGTCGGGCACGAGGGGGTCGCCGAGGCAGCGGTCGTGGGGGCGTCCGATGAGACCACCGGCCAAGCCGTGGTCGCCTTCGTCATCATCAAGAGCCGCTACCTGAAGCAGAAGGGGGTAGAAGGGCTCGGCGACGAGCTGCGCACGTGGGTCGGCGCGCAGATCGGTCCGATCGCCCGCCCCCGCGACGTCTACATCGTCGGCGAGCTGCCCAAGACCCGCTCGGGCAAAATCATGCGTCGGCTGCTCCGCGACGTGGCCGAGGGCCGCGAGGTGGGCGACACCACCACGCTTGCCGACACCGCGGTCATGAGCGTCATCAGCGCCCAGGTCAAGTGA
- a CDS encoding TadA family conjugal transfer-associated ATPase produces the protein MSSVIPLPQSSLTPSAWGDPALAFLRPFLDDRSVTDLFVNGERGLFVDRGRGIEHVAAWRAGEGEVRRLAVRLIALGGRHLDDASPCVDVRWEGGVRVHAVLAPVAVSGTTISVRVPRWDAPDLAELERAGMLSPRQRDRLDELIERRQNVLISGATGAGKTTLLAALLGRVPAAERLITIEEVAELRPRHPHHVALEARQPNIEGAGAITLSRLVREALRMRPDRLILGECRGEEVRDLLMALNTGHDGGAATVHASGLSDVAARLEALGSLAGMDATTTARQTVSAIGAVVHVERRGGRRRVTQWGRPVLRDGRLSIAAEPW, from the coding sequence GTGTCTTCCGTCATCCCCCTTCCCCAGAGCTCCCTCACGCCCTCGGCGTGGGGCGATCCCGCGCTCGCATTTCTTCGTCCGTTCCTCGACGACCGATCGGTCACCGACCTCTTCGTCAACGGTGAGCGGGGTCTCTTCGTCGATCGTGGGCGGGGGATCGAGCACGTCGCCGCGTGGAGGGCGGGCGAGGGAGAGGTGCGTCGGCTCGCGGTGCGCCTGATCGCCCTCGGCGGTCGACATCTCGACGACGCCTCACCGTGCGTCGACGTGCGCTGGGAAGGCGGTGTGCGCGTCCACGCGGTGCTCGCTCCCGTTGCGGTGAGCGGGACCACCATCTCGGTGCGCGTGCCCCGGTGGGATGCCCCCGACCTCGCGGAGCTGGAACGTGCGGGAATGCTGTCGCCGCGGCAACGCGACAGGCTCGACGAGCTCATCGAGCGGCGTCAGAACGTGCTCATCAGCGGCGCCACGGGTGCGGGGAAGACCACGCTGCTCGCGGCACTGCTCGGGCGCGTCCCGGCGGCCGAACGCCTCATCACGATCGAGGAGGTCGCCGAGCTTCGCCCCCGGCATCCGCACCACGTCGCGCTCGAAGCCCGCCAACCCAACATCGAAGGCGCGGGAGCGATCACGTTGTCGCGGCTCGTGCGCGAAGCGCTACGCATGCGTCCCGACCGCTTGATCCTCGGCGAGTGCCGCGGAGAAGAAGTGCGCGACCTGTTGATGGCCTTGAACACGGGCCACGACGGAGGTGCCGCGACCGTGCACGCGAGCGGGCTGAGCGACGTCGCGGCCCGACTCGAGGCGCTCGGCTCGCTCGCCGGAATGGATGCCACGACGACGGCTCGGCAGACGGTGAGCGCCATCGGCGCGGTGGTGCACGTCGAGCGGCGCGGCGGCCGTCGCCGTGTGACGCAATGGGGGCGGCCGGTCCTGCGAGACGGTCGCTTGAGCATCGCGGCAGAGCCGTGGTGA
- a CDS encoding type II secretion system F family protein: MVTAPPTARADQIETALRLSVLLEAGLAPAAAWAAIAEHADATTAAAARAAARGEDVGEVLRRAGPGWSDVAAVYTLAVDAGAPLADTLREVVGALRDAGEVAADVRVALAEPAATANLLAWLPVLGIPMGVVLGFDTVGILCGDPVGISCLVAGSALVLVSRVWSRRLVRRVTPPAVVPGLDAELWAVALSAGVSVDRAEELVARARGGGGAPVSFSDPVAATLDMAMRTGVPASELLRGDAWLARHRARTDGRAAAARLSTMLLLPLGICTLPAFLLLAVAPMMLGVLRSSALP; this comes from the coding sequence GTGGTGACGGCGCCGCCGACCGCGCGCGCGGATCAGATCGAGACGGCTCTGCGCCTGTCGGTGCTGCTCGAAGCCGGTCTGGCCCCCGCCGCCGCGTGGGCGGCGATCGCCGAGCACGCAGACGCGACGACCGCTGCCGCGGCCCGTGCGGCCGCGAGAGGCGAAGACGTGGGCGAGGTGCTCCGTCGAGCGGGTCCGGGCTGGAGTGACGTCGCGGCGGTGTATACCCTCGCCGTCGACGCCGGTGCGCCGCTGGCCGACACGCTCCGGGAGGTCGTCGGCGCGCTCCGCGACGCGGGGGAGGTCGCGGCCGATGTGCGGGTGGCGCTCGCCGAACCGGCGGCCACGGCGAACCTGCTGGCTTGGCTCCCGGTGCTCGGCATTCCGATGGGGGTCGTGCTCGGATTCGACACGGTCGGCATCCTCTGCGGCGACCCGGTGGGCATTTCCTGCCTGGTCGCGGGAAGCGCCCTCGTGCTCGTGTCGCGGGTATGGTCACGTCGCCTGGTACGCCGTGTCACTCCGCCCGCCGTCGTGCCGGGCTTGGATGCGGAGTTGTGGGCGGTGGCGCTGTCGGCAGGCGTCTCGGTGGACCGGGCGGAAGAACTCGTCGCCCGGGCGCGGGGCGGCGGCGGCGCGCCCGTGTCTTTCTCCGATCCCGTCGCAGCCACCCTCGATATGGCGATGCGTACGGGTGTCCCGGCGAGTGAACTGCTGCGCGGTGACGCCTGGCTCGCCCGTCACCGCGCGCGCACCGATGGGCGCGCAGCGGCCGCGCGGCTGTCGACGATGCTCCTGCTTCCCCTCGGCATCTGCACGCTCCCCGCGTTCCTTCTGCTCGCGGTCGCTCCGATGATGCTCGGCGTGTTGCGATCGAGCGCCCTTCCCTGA
- a CDS encoding recombinase family protein, whose amino-acid sequence MASERVALYARQSVQEDQGITQQLEAMRKRAIAEDWIVAGEYVDNFTSATKARGDGTDWARMLADADAGKIDTIVAVKSARLLRRVEDALEVTAPRRDVRVVTFDGIDTAGHWGKVILLIMTSIAEAEIEEKEARALPFRAARREAGHPTPGLVPYGYNWVSNKDRDDRGTRYQVVPHEAHALLYMSRELRAGAKLGEIAKALNDGTAHDEDGDSLSEQTRLTRPILNRDGTVKRPGAKWTSTTVRRILLSPFPAALLPPPMPDGMPYRADRFTLSECTPGAWDAILTEDAVAAARGRLLDSSRRTHDGNTRAKWLLSGLGECGRCGGALRKCQTKTTATSVRGYRCTTGCFQRPAALIEEYVENAAVEVLSAPGLLAWVDDRRHDIGALRARRDAIDADEKEWFARVQAGTLRPEQWDVLSTKWAEERTQLDGDIAEAVSVDPTAAFVGAEDVRGLWERMSTARRRAVLGALLLGVQVHPVGKGRRLTSIEAVEGTVTIMWRRAERRVKIDAERTVSSVRGRVPDDARDAVGRALDS is encoded by the coding sequence ATGGCGAGTGAGCGCGTGGCCCTGTACGCACGACAGAGCGTGCAGGAGGACCAGGGCATCACACAACAGTTGGAGGCGATGCGAAAACGGGCCATTGCTGAGGACTGGATCGTCGCCGGTGAATACGTGGACAACTTCACATCGGCCACGAAGGCGAGGGGCGACGGGACCGACTGGGCGCGTATGCTCGCGGACGCGGACGCCGGGAAGATTGACACGATCGTCGCAGTGAAGTCCGCTCGCCTGCTGCGTCGTGTCGAAGATGCCCTCGAAGTCACTGCACCGCGTCGCGACGTCCGCGTCGTCACCTTCGATGGCATTGACACTGCGGGGCACTGGGGCAAAGTGATCCTGCTCATCATGACCTCCATAGCCGAAGCCGAGATCGAGGAGAAGGAGGCTCGCGCACTACCGTTCCGTGCGGCTCGACGTGAGGCAGGGCACCCGACCCCGGGGCTGGTGCCCTACGGATACAACTGGGTGTCGAACAAGGACCGTGACGATCGCGGTACGCGATATCAGGTGGTCCCGCACGAAGCCCATGCACTCCTCTACATGTCCCGTGAGCTGCGGGCGGGCGCGAAGCTCGGAGAGATCGCCAAGGCGTTGAACGACGGCACTGCACACGATGAAGATGGTGATTCACTGTCCGAGCAAACGCGGCTCACACGTCCCATCCTTAACCGCGACGGCACGGTGAAGCGGCCGGGGGCGAAGTGGACCAGCACGACCGTGCGACGCATTCTCCTGTCCCCCTTCCCCGCCGCGCTCCTGCCACCTCCGATGCCGGACGGGATGCCCTATCGCGCCGACCGTTTCACCCTCTCGGAGTGCACCCCAGGCGCGTGGGACGCGATCTTGACGGAGGATGCCGTGGCCGCCGCGCGAGGTCGTCTATTGGACTCCTCCAGGCGCACGCACGACGGGAACACCCGCGCTAAGTGGCTGCTATCCGGACTCGGTGAATGCGGCCGGTGCGGCGGGGCGTTACGCAAGTGCCAGACGAAGACGACGGCGACGAGCGTGCGCGGGTACCGGTGCACAACGGGCTGTTTCCAGCGCCCCGCAGCCTTGATCGAAGAGTACGTCGAGAACGCGGCGGTGGAGGTGCTGAGTGCCCCCGGACTGCTCGCCTGGGTCGATGATAGGCGGCACGACATCGGCGCGCTGAGAGCGCGACGTGACGCGATTGACGCAGACGAGAAGGAATGGTTCGCTCGAGTCCAGGCAGGCACGCTTCGACCCGAACAGTGGGACGTGCTGAGCACCAAATGGGCCGAGGAACGTACACAGCTCGACGGCGACATCGCCGAGGCCGTCAGCGTCGACCCGACGGCCGCGTTCGTCGGCGCCGAGGACGTGCGCGGGCTGTGGGAGCGAATGAGCACGGCCCGGCGCCGTGCGGTGCTCGGTGCTCTGCTCCTGGGTGTCCAGGTGCATCCTGTCGGCAAGGGGCGGCGGCTCACCTCGATCGAGGCGGTGGAGGGCACCGTGACCATCATGTGGAGGCGTGCGGAGAGGCGCGTGAAGATCGATGCGGAACGCACGGTCTCCTCGGTGCGCGGCCGGGTGCCGGATGATGCGCGAGACGCCGTTGGGCGGGCGCTAGATAGTTAG